The Streptomyces sp. NBC_00236 DNA window TACCTCCCGGGCATGATCTACACGCTTGGACTGGCCGTCGCCTACCTGGTCAGCACGCTCGCGGGTCTCCCGCTGATCGGACTGATCCTGGGCCCGGTGTTCAAGGAGAACCTCTCCTGGCGCACCCGGAACCCCGGCCGGAAGAAGGCCTACGCCAAGGCCAGCTACGCCTGGGGACTGATCCTGCTCGCCAAGTGCGCGATCCTCTTCCCGCTGTACTGGTGGGCCGACACCACCCAGTTCGGCTGGGTCCTGATCGCCCTGAAGATCCCGCCGTTCCTGCTGGCGGTCTACCTCACCTGGGTCTTCCTCGCCAAGGCGCCGCCGCCCATCGACGTCTTCGCCGAGATGGAGGCCGAGGAGCAGGCCGAGAAGGCCCGCAAGGCGGCCGCCGCGGAAGCGGCACGCGGCCAGGAATTCTGACGCTGAG harbors:
- a CDS encoding DUF3159 domain-containing protein; translation: MTSLDKPTSDTDRTTDQQEADAKAVTEAALFEAFGGIRGMVETVLPGLLFVTIFTIDKNLTNSAIAAVAVSLVLVAVRLIRRDTVKHAFSGVFGVAFGVVFAKMTGNAKDFYLPGMIYTLGLAVAYLVSTLAGLPLIGLILGPVFKENLSWRTRNPGRKKAYAKASYAWGLILLAKCAILFPLYWWADTTQFGWVLIALKIPPFLLAVYLTWVFLAKAPPPIDVFAEMEAEEQAEKARKAAAAEAARGQEF